GCATCTCCAGCTCCCGTTGAATCTATCTGTCTAATCTTTATAGATAGAATTATATCATGCTTCCCATCAACACTTAAATATGTCCCCTTTGAACCTAAAGTAATAGTTACAACTTTGACTCCAAATTCATGTAATTTTTTAACCCCGGTATCTATATCTTTTTCTTTAGTTATTAATAGTAGCTCTTCATCACTTAATTTAGTAAAATCACTTTCTTTTAAGAATTTAATACAATCTTCTACAAAGCAAGCTAATTTATCTGGAGTTATTAATGCATCACGATAATTTGGGTCAAAAGATACATAGATATTATTAGTTTTTGCATAATCTAATAATTTATAATATGTGTTTTTTAATTCTCCATCTAAAAATCCTGTTGCTGAACCAAAATGAATAATATCTGAACCAGTTATTTTTGATAAATCAATATTATCAAAGGAATAAGCTCCATCGCTACCTCTTAAAAAGTCAAAGTTACGCTCCCCATTCTCATCAATTCCCACCAAAGCAATAGTTGTACTTCCATCTTCCACTGTCATTTCAGTGTTTATTTTAAGAGTTTTTAATAACTCAATTAGGTGTTTACCAAAAAAATCATTTCCTACTTGACCTAAAAAATAAGCGTTTCCTTCTAATTTTGAAATACTTGCTGCAACATTAGCCGGTGCTCCTCCAGCTTTTTTTTCAAACTTTTCTCCGTCCTTTAAACCTTTATTGTCAACACAGACCATGTCAATTAAAAGTTCTCCGATACAAAAGATATTACTCTTCATAACTAACACTCCTTAAGTTCCACATGCTTAATTCCTTGATTTTTATTTCATAATCATTTTTTATTTGAATTTCTAATTGTTCTTCCTTAGGAAAGTACATTAAAGTCGTCACTTCTAACCCATCCTGATAATATATTTCAATAACTGAACTATCAATAAACATATGTAATTTTAATTCTTCTTCAGCTTTTAATTTAAATTTTCGTATTCCTTTTCCACCTAAAGACATATTGGTTCTATCTATAATGAACACTTCTGCTTTCTTATCATAAGTCAATAATATATATTCATCATTAAACTTAAGTTTTATTTCCAGCTTGGCATCTTTAGTCATATCTAAGTTCAACATAATTTCTTTACCTTTAGAATTTAACTCTAAATTATATTCATCACATACATAATTTTCAATTTGCAATTCTTGAGTTTGTCTTAAACCTCCTAATTTATCAAAAGGCTTTTGATAAAGGACATTATCTTTATATTCTAATACCCGTGGCAAAGTTAATGAATAAATCCATCCTTTTTCAGAAGTTGGATACTCAGAATCCTTATCTGGCATTCCAATCCATCCAATTAATATGTTTTTATCTTCATATTTAAACACTTGTGGAGCATAAAAATCAAACCCCATATCTAATTCTTTAAATTCCGTATGGTTTCTAAGTTCCACCTTTTCTAGATCTAAATTCCCAATAACATAACCTGATTGATATATATTTTGATATTTAAATTCTTCACTTTCTAATCCTTGTGGTGAAAAAACAAATACATATTTATCCTCATATAGCTTTATCATATTAGGGCATTCCCACATGTATCCAAAATCATGCATGTTAGTCTTTAACTCACCAAGAAGCTTCCATTCTTTAGAATTTCTTGAGTTATAAATTAAAGCCTTACCCTTTAGTCCTTCTGTTTGAACTCCAAGAACCATATAATCCTGCTCATCCTTAACAAAAACATATGGATCTCTAAAATGAGCAGTATATCCGTCTGGCTGCTTTTGTATGATAACGCCTTCCTTCTCAAGAGTTCCATCTTTATGGTAGGTAGCAATACATTGATAAGATTCACGCTCATTATTAGAATTTCTTACATTCCCTGTATAATAAAGCTTAAGGTCATCACCTTTCACAACTCCGCAGCCTGAATAGCAACCATTCTTATCAAACCAATCTTCTGGTTTTAATACAACTTTAGGCCTTGTAAAATTAACAAAATCAGTCGTTGTAACTAGTGCCCAATGCTTTGTTTTATGCTCACATCCAAAAGGATTCCATTGATAAAATATATGGAATTTATTATCATAATAATTTAGTCCATTTGGATCATTGATTAGACCAAAGGGTGCTTCTATATGAAAATTATTTCTCCATATATTCTTCTCTTTAATGCTATAATAGTTATTTATTTCTTCATTTACTTCTTGATATGATTTTGGGTTTAGCATCCTCTTCCTCTTTTCTTATTTATTTAATCTCTCTTACACTCTCCCTTTCAATTAATTTTAAAGAGGTATCACCATTTTCCTCCAGCCCTTTTCCTTCAATCAAGTCTAGAATTCCTTGAGCTGATTTCATACCAATTAATTCATAATCAAAAGCTACCGTTGTAAGAGTTGGATATGAAACACTTCCTATATCATATCCACCAAAACCAGCAACTGAAATTTCATCTGGAACTTTAATTTTATTTTCATGTAAATATCTAAGTATTCCAAGGCATATATTATCTGTAGCACATACTATAGCTGTTGGATTATATTTCAATACTTCCTCGGCCTTATTATATGCACAAATAAATGAGAAATCTGTTTCTACAAATTGAACTTCACACTTAGAGTTATTTTCCTTTATTGCATCAACAAATCCATTTTTACGATCAACTCCAACTGCCTTATCCCATTCATTTACACCTAAAAATACTATGTTCTTATGACCTTTAGCTTTAAAATAGCTTCCCATTATTCTTCCTGCTTCGTAGTCATCTATTTTTATATAATTAATAAACTCATTTTTTTGCCCAGAAAATATCGTTGGAATTCTAAGTTTACTTGTTAATTCAATATGCTTTTTGGTAATTGCCATAGAATTAATAATTATCCCATCTACACCTTGCTGATTAAGGCTGTTTATATTAGCTAATTCCTTATCAAGATCTAATTCACTAATTAAGATAATACCTTGATAACCGTTTTCTTTTAATTTCTTATTAACTCCATTTAAGAACTTTCCAACTGTAACTGAATCAATTCTTGGTATTACAATACCTATTAATCCACTTTTTTTAGTTTTTAATCTTTTAGCAAAAAAATTAGTTTCAAATCCTGTCTTTTCAATTGCTTCTCTTATTTTCTTTGAATTTTCTTCACTTACATATCCATCATTTAAATATCTAGAAACACTACTCTTAGATACATTAGCCATATTAGCAATATCCTGAATTGTAACTTTTCGATCCATATTATCCTCCAAATAAATTAAGTTAATATTATTATATAACATTATTCAACGTTATTGAAAATAACTTACTTTATTCGAATAATAATCTTTATATAGCGAGATAGACTTAGTAATTATGCTAATTACTAAATCTATCTGTGTTTCCATATATAATTTTCTAATGGTGTTTATTCTTCAACTTTAAAGAAGAAGAAGGTTAAACAAAATGCTACTGCAAAGGCTATTGCATTTATTAAAATGTATGCAGGTAAGTTATTTACATACAAAAGCATACCTGGAAGTGCTGTAATTCCCATTCCTGTACCTGCTAATTGAAGCATTGCTGCAACCATTCCACCTACTGCTCCACCTGCACATCCAAAAGCAAATGGCTTTATGAATCTTAAATTAACACCAAATATTGCTGGTTCAGTAATTCCTAAAAATGCTGGGATTGCTGATGAAATGTATAATGAACGTTTCTTTTTATCCTTTGTCTTAAATGCTACTGCTAAAGCTGCTGCTCCTTGTGCTACAATACCACATGTTATTATTGCATTAAATGCATCTTTTCCTGTACTTGCTAATAATTCAACTTCTAAAGCGTTCAATGCATGGTGAACTCCAGTTACAACTATAAGTTGGTGAACTCCTCCAATTATTAATCCTCCAATTCCAAATGGAAGCCCCATGAAGGCCTTGATTGCTCCAAATATTAATTGTTCAGCATTATGCATGATTGGTCCAACTATTAATAATCCTAATATCATCGAAAATAATAACGTAATGAATGGTGTAACTATTAAATCTAATACATCTGGCACTACTTTCTTTAATGCCTTTTGAGTCTTAGCTGCAATAATTCCAAGTACTAATGCTGGTAATACGGATCCTTGATATCCTACAACTGGAATAGTTAATCCAAGTAAAGAAAGATATATTGGCTGAGCTGTTCCCCCTGCTACTGCATAAGCATTTGGTAAACTTGGTGATACAAGCATTAAACCTATTACTATACCTATAACTGGTGTTCCACCAAACTTTTTCATTGTTGACCATGCAACTAAAGCTGGTAAGAATGCAAAAGCTGTATCAGTTAATACTTGAGTGAAAAGCACGAAATTATCGCTCATTTGAACTCCCAAGTTTTGTAACAGCCCTCTTAATCCCATGAACAATCCTGTTGCAACTAATACTGGAATTATTGGTACAAATACATCACCAAAAGTTCTTGAAATCTTTTGAGCCATTGTCATTTGACTATAAACTTCTTCTTTGTTATTGCCTGTAACTAACTCTGAGTTTTGTCCAGCTATAACATCATAAACTTTATTTACGAATCCTGTTCCAAGGATTATTTGAAATTGTGCTGCTGCAAAAAACTGCCCCTTCACTCCATCTATATTTTCAATTGCTTTTTCGTCAACTTTACTTCTGTCATTAAGTATCAGTCTTAACCTAGTTGCGCAATGTTCCATTGATTTAATATTTTCTTTTCCACCAATGTGTTCTAAAATTTCTTTTGCTACTTGTTGTTCTTTCATAACATATCCTCCTATTTTTATTTTCAAATCGTTTTCATATTCTTATGATATCAGTTCCACATTTATATGTCAATATGTTTTATATTTTTTTATTTGATAATCACTTTATCTGTAACAGTCCTGTTTTAGCCATTCAATTTGTTCTTGTTCTGAATTTATTATATCTTTTCATTTGATGATACCAGTTCCACTTTTTTCTGTTTTGTATCAATTGCAGAAAGTAGACTGCATAAAAAAATACCATCAGCATTAAGCTAATGGTATAAAAAATTTAAATTATTTTAACGATTCATCTTTTGGATATAAACTATTTTAACTATCTTTTCCATCTCTCCATTTAGCGCTAATTGAACTACTTTATTGTTGTTTAACTCAAAAGTATATATGTTCAATCCATTTATATTACTATTATAATATGCTGTTGCACCTTTTTTTAAAGCATCTTTTCTCTCAGTTAAATATACTCTTCTAACTTCAGTTCTATCAATTTTTTGAGCAATTTTTCTTCTGCTTGCATTGTACACTTTTGTTACAGTAATATCACCATTAAACAATTCATATTCATAATCTATATACATAAGGTAACTTCCAACAAAAAATGCAGCAGCTACTATTGCTAATGCTATTGCTATTATAAGTGATGCAAATATGAGCATAAGTGCAATTACTCCAAAGGCAATTGCTAAATTTTTAAACATATTACTAATTCTTTTTGGTTTATCCGATGCAATAAATTGTTCTAAAACAACTTCCATTTTTCTGCCACCCCACTATACTATTATCGTTATAATAACTATTTTAAAGTATTTGAAAATATTTTCAAGTCTATTATTTAAGCTAAAATCTACGAATTTCAGTATTTTGTGAAATGTCACATTATTCTAGTAATATTTAATCTAAAATTTAAGATTTTTTCCAAATTTAAAATCAATAAATTTATGATAATTCAAATGCTCCAGTATATAATTGATAGTATTTACCTTTTTCTTCAATTAAATCATCATGATTTCCTCTTTCAATTATTCTACCTTGATCTAGTACCATAATTACATCAGAGTTTTTAATTGTTGAAAGTCTGTGGGCAATTACAAAAACTGTTCTTCCATTCATTAACTTATCCATACCATCTTGAACTATTTTTTCTGTTCTTGTATCTATACTTGATGTTGCTTCATCTAGTATTAATACAGGTGGATCTGCTATAGCAGCTCTTGCTATAGTTAATAATTGTCTTTGCCCTTGTGAAAGACTGCCTCCATCTCCAGTTAAGACTGTATCATATCCTTTTGGAAGATGCTTAATAAACTGATCTGCATTTGCTAACTTTGCTGCTGCATGTACTTCTTCATCTGTAGCATCAAGTTTACCATATCTAATGTTATCTGCAACCGTTCCTGTAAAAAGATGAGCATCTTGAAGTACTATTCCAAGTGAACTTCTTAAATCATCTTTTTTGATTTTGTTTATATTTATTCCATCATATCTAATCTTTCCATCTTGTATATCATAAAATCTATTTATTAAGTTTGTAATTGTAGTCTTACCAGCACCTGTTGCTCCAACAAAGGCAATCTTTTGTCCTGGTTTTGCATAAAGTTTTATGTTATGAAGTATGATTTTTTCATCATTATAACCAAAATCCACATCATCAAATACTACTTCTCCATTAAGCTTAGAGTATGTAGTTGTACCATCTTCATGAGGATGTTTCCATGCCCAGATTCCAGTACGTTTTTTAGCTTCAGTTAGGTTTCCATTTTCATCTTCGTTTGCATTAACTAAAGTTACATAGCCTTCATCCATTTCTTTCTTTTCATCAAGAAGAGTAAAGATACGTTCTGCTCCAGCTAAAGCCATTATTACAAAATTAAATTGTTGCGACATTTGATTTACGGTTTGGCTAAAGGTTCTTGTTAATTGTAAAAAGGTTGCAAGAGCGCCTAAAGTAAATCCCCAAAAACTATTTATAGCCAAAATTGATCCAACTATAGCAACTGAAACATAATTTATATATCCTATATTACCCATGATAGGCATTAAAACATTAGCATATTTATTTGCATTATTCGCGCTATTACAAAGTTCATCATTTAACTTATCAAAGTTAATTTTAGCTTCTTCTTCATGACAGAATACTTTAACAACTTTTTGTCCTTCCATCATTTCTTCTATATAACCATTAACTGCACCTAAATCCTTTTGTTGAAGTCCAAAGTATTTTCCACTTTTAGCACCAATAGTTTTAGTAACTTTAAACATTAATAATATAATTAATGCTTCAACTACAATTAGGGGTAAACTTAAACGAATCATAGCAATAAGTACGCCAATTACTGTTATAATTGCTGATAATAATTGAGGTACACCTTGGCTGATCATTTGTCTTAAGGCATCAGTATCATTTGTGTAGAGGCTCATTACATCTCCATGAGCATGTGTATCAAAGAATTTAACTGGCAATGCTTCCATATGTGAAAACATATCATCTCTTATCCTTTTAAGAGATCCTTGAGAAATATACATCATCATACGGCTATATGCATAGGTTGCTATAACACCAACATAATAAACAAACGCCATCATAGCCATCATTTCAAGTAATGGTCCAAAATCAGGAGAACTTTGTCCTAATAATGGTGTTATATACTTATCTATTAAGTCTTTTATAAAGGTTGTTCCATAAACATTAGCAAGAGAACTTATAATTATAGTTATTATTACCATACTAAATAAAAACTTGTATTCCTTTAGTATGTAAATCAGCAATCTTTTTAAAGTCTTTAAAGAATTTTTACTCATTTTAGCAGGTCCGTGTCCACCACGTCCACCTGGTCCACGAACTACTTTTGGCTTAGCATTATTTTGACTCATTATTATCAGCTCCCCTCACTTGAGATTCGTAGACTTCACGATATATAGCATTGTTTTTCAATAACTCATCATGAGATCCAAAGCCATCTATTTTACCATCATTTAATACTATAATTCTGTCTGCATCTTCCACTGAAGAAATACGTTGTGCAATAATAATCTTTGTAGTATCTGGAATTGTTTCTTTAAATGCCTTTCTAATTAAAGCATCCGTCTTAGTATCTACTGCACTTGTTGAATCATCTAAAATTAATATTTTAGGTTTCTTAAGAAGTGCTCTTGCTATACATAATCTTTGTTTTTGTCCTCCAGATACATTGCTTCCACCCTGTTCAATATAAGTATCATATTTATCAGGTAAAGTTTCTATAAATTCTTCAGCTTGTGCTTGTCTGCATGCTTCAATTATTTCGTCATCAGATGCATCTTTCTTTCCCCATCTTAAATTTTCTTTTATAGTTCCTGAAAATAATACATTCTTTTGTAATACCATTGAAACTTCATCTCTAAGAGTTTCAATATCATATTTTTTAACATCAATTCCACCAACTTCAACAGTTCCACTTGTTGTATCGTATAATCTTGGAATTAGTTGAACTAATGTAGATTTTGCACTACCCGTTCCTCCAATAATTCCTATAGTTTCACCTGAATTGATTTTTATATTAGCATCCTCCAATACACACTTATCTTTGTCTTTACTATACGAGAAACTTACGCCATTAAATGTGATTGCTCCATCTTTAACTTCATATATTGGATTTTCTGGATTAGTTAAATCACTTTTCTCATCTAATACTGCAATAATTCTTTCTGCAGATGATTTTGACATAATTACCATTACAAAAACAAAAGACATCATCATAAGGCTTATCATAATATTTGTTGTATAAGCAAACATACTCATAAGCTCACCAGTTGTCATTGAACTTCCAACAATCATTTTTGCTCCAAGCCATGAAAGAAGTAAAATACAACTATAAACTGCAAATTGCATAGCTGGTCCATTAATTATTATTAATTTTTCAGCTCTTATAAAAAAATTGTACAAAGTTTCAGAAGCTTTATAAAACTTATTTGTTTCATGTTCTTCTCTGACAAAAGCCTTTACAGTTCTAATAGCAGTTAAATTTTCTTGTACACTAGCATTCAAATCATCATACTTCTTAAAAACTTCCATAAAATATGGATGTGCTTTTGTCATTACAAAGTATAATACAAAACCTAAGAAAATAATTGCTCCCAAAAATACTAAAGCCAATCTTGCATTAATATAAAAACTCATTGCCATTGCAAAAATAAGCATAAATGGAGCTCTTACAAACATTCTTATTAACATTTGGAACGCATTTTGAACATTTGTTACATCTGTTGTAAGTCTTGTTATAAGTCCAGCTGTGGAATACTTGTCTATATTTGAAAATGCAAAATCTTGTATATTGTAATACATTCCTCTTCTCAAATTTCTAGCAAAACCAGTTGATGCACTTGCAGCAAATTTTCCTGATAAAACACCACATGCAAGGGATAGAAATGATGCACCGAGCATTATAGCTCCATAGATACATACATATTTCATATTACTTTTATTTACTCCATTATCAATTATCGATGCCATTAATACTGGAATAATTGTTTCCATTATTGCTTCTAATGCAACAAATAATGGTGTTAACATTGTGTCTCTTTTAAATTCAGCTATATAACTAGCTAATCTTTTTATCATAATAATCCTCCTTTTGTTAGGTTTCTAACTACTAGTTTAAAAAAATATCAATTATTCACTTATCTTATTAGAGAGTCTATCAAGCAAAGAAATAAACATATTCATTTCAGCTTCACTTAACTCATCCCTAAATGATTTTTCAAAATCTAAAATAAAATCATATACACTTTTTTGAATTCTTGCTCCCTTTTCTGTAATTATTAACTTTTTAAGTCGTGCATCTTCAGATACACTTACTCTTTCTATAAATCCATTTTTCTCCATAAGTTGTAATACGCTTGTTACTGATGAACGTCTAATATCAAGCTCTTCTTCTATATCCTTTTGAAATATATCTCTGTTCTTAGAATTATGGTTTATAAAACCAAGAATTCTCCCCTGAACCCCTGTAATTCCATATTTAGAAGCTTCTTTATCAATTGCTCTATGTATTCTTTTAGCTAATATATTTATTTTCTTTCCAAGGTGTACTTCTTTTTCCATACTCATTCTCCTATTAGTTTGTTAGGTTTCTAACTATTTTTATTCTATATTCAATATTAATTTTTGTCAACCTCCCTAAAATACGTGTATTTCACAGTAAACGATTCAAAATAATTAAGATCTAATTTTTTAATATAACAAAAAAACGTGCTGAAATCTATATGAAAACATTTCAACACGTCTTTTATTATTAAAATAATTTTTTTATATTTTTAGCATTAATATTTATTTTTCTTTATCTATTATGTACACTCCATTTTTGTCTACCTTGTAGCCATCTGGAGTTGTACAGTCTACATATAACTGACCTTCTTCATTAAAGGCATAATCAGAACCATTTATATGCATCCATCTAGGCTTATCTTTTACTCCATTTACTCTCATACAATCTGAATCTAAATAATATTTATGTCCATTGGAATCAGTATACCATGTATTCTCTAATGCATAGCCAGAGGCATTAAAAACATACCACTGACCGTTTATAGCTTTCCAGCCATTATCTGCTGTATAATAATATCCATTATCTACATCTGTGCAGTACCACCAGCCTACATTATTTTGATTCCAACCTAATTTAGTCTTATTTAGGCATTTTACTATTCCACTACATAAACCTTGAGATAATTTATTTTCATAGCTATCATCATTTAATAATCTATCTTCTTGTGGATTAGACATAAATCCCATTTCCACCAATACTACAGGTACCTTAGACCAATTAAAACCTGTCAAATCACTTCTTTGAACCACACCTTTATTATTCATACCTGCACTTGCAACTAAACTATCTAATATAGTTTGTCCATATTCTGCACTTACGCCACTAATACTTGATGCATATCCAACTGGTGCTGGAACAAGCATTGAGGCTCCAGTTATGTTTTGATTGTCAATTCCATCGCAATGTAATCTAATAACTAAATCCGCATTATTGTTATTTCCAACTTCTGCTCTCTCAATATTCCCTGGAGCTTCTGAATCCTGAGTCTTTGTCATTATTACAGTAAAGTTATTCTGCTCCAATAGAGCTTTTAACTTATTTGCAACTTTCAAGGTAACTGCATACTCTGGAACACCAGTTGCAACTCCTTGAGTTCCTCCACCATCTTTGATTTTGGTTATATTCGAATCTGGTGACTGAAGTTCATATCCGCTGTTTCCTCCAGCTCCATGTCCTGGATCTATAACTACTACCTTTTTTCCTGCTGCAAATGCTATCTGATTATTTGGAATTAATATTATAGATGTCAAAAAAACAGCTGTAAACAAAAAACATGCTATTAATCTTTTCATAAGTTCCCCTCCCCTAAGCAATTGAAGACTATACTATTAGATTATTTACTTTTGATACATAATCATTTTCAAAATACTTATATAAGCAAAATTTATCTAACTAAGGTATTCCCCATCTTTCATTATATATTTTACCACTGTAATAGTCTATCTATTTCATTCTCTTGTTCACTATCTATTGTAATGCTTTGTTTGTTATCTAAAGCTATTTCATCCTTTGCATTATCATCTTCTGTTGTATTTCTTACTGGTGAAGTAAGCATTGTGGCTCTCATTTTTTCAGCTATTAATATTGTTAAATATGCAGAAAAATCTAAGCCGAGTGACTTTGCTTCTTTTGATGCAAATTCTTTAATATGAGGTGCTAATGTAATCGTAGTTTTTATTTTTTTACACATTTTTGCTCTTACCTATTATGTCATAAGTTTTAACATTAATCATTTGAGCATCATCCAACACCTTATATTCATTTAAGTAATTTTTAAGTAATAAAGCCCCTCCACCAATAAAAACAAACCTAGAATATTTTGACTGCTCCGGAAATGCTTGCTTTACAGCATTTACTATTTCTCCTGCTCTTAGATTTAATATATTATCTATATCTTTTTCTACATTCACATCTCTACCTTCTACAAATATACTTTTATCTGCAATTATTTGCTCTGCTTTCATGCGATTAGAATAGTTTACCCCATACTTTGATAACTCCTGAAGCAGAACATCATAAGTCGAGTTCACCCCTAATGGATATGTTCTTCCTTCTTTAAACTGTCCATTGCTCATGTACGCAATATCTAAGGTACCACCGCCTATATCTACTACTAAAGTATCCCGTTCAACTAAAGATTTATCATATAGAAATAAGCCTGCTGATTGAGGAAATACAACTACTTTAGTAATTGTAAAACTCCTGCTTTCTCCATTGAGCTTCATAAACACTCTTCTATTTTCAAGAGCTTTTATTAAGGAACCTTTTTGTTCAGCAAAAAATTGTGCTGGAAGTCCAGTTACAACCCTGACATTATTATCTATAGTAGAAGTCATAGTAGCTGCTATAGCTGTATATAAGCAAATATGAAAAATAATGTCTTTATCTCTAGTTTGCTCAGTACTAGTAAACCCGTCATCATTACCAATTAAATATGTTTTGTTATTATACTCTACTGTATATTTTGCTGTTTCCAATTCATGTATCTTTTCTTTCACTGTAGACGAAAAAGAGCCTTCCATACTATGTCCAATAAAGTTAGTCGTATTATAACCTATATCTGCACTAATTCTCATTTTTTAATCCTCCTCTTTTTAATCAATTAGACTACTTTTTTATGGCGCTTATACCACTTTTTCCTTAAATATATTTATTTATAAAATAAGTGCACACTTTATATTCTTTTGTACGTCTTTCATACAGCCTTTGTACAAGCATCTCCTTACTTAGATAAACATTATGTCACGCATATTTGCATATATTGTATTGCTTGTCTATATTTTATATACAAACTCACCTATTCCTCTCACTCATTTGGATTAGAACCCAAAGGGATCTTACCATTTAATTTAGATAATTCAACTTCACTTATTGATTTCATCATATTAAATAGAATAAATTCAGTAATTGTCATACCTTGCTGCCGGGCCATTCGTTTTATAGCCTGCTTCTGTTCTGTTGTAACTCTAAGCATTATGGTTGCATCTTTCATAGCACTCTCCTCCTAATTTATATAATGTAATAACAATATATACATTAAATACAACTTATACATTATCACAACTTTTTTACATATTTTGTAAAATCATTGTTTAAATATTATTAAATTTATCGACTTCTTTCGTAATACTAAATTTAATACAAATAGTTTTAATTAATTTTCAATTTACAGCCTAGCCTCAAAAGTTAAACTAAACAAAAGTGGCTACGCCACGCTCACTCTTAATCACATTTTTACAAACCAAGTTCCTCTTAACCCTTGGTATAACTGCTTTTCAAAATTCAAAAGTTTTATCCTTTCCAGACAATAAAAAAAGAGATACCTAGCTAAAAGTATCT
The window above is part of the Clostridium saccharoperbutylacetonicum N1-4(HMT) genome. Proteins encoded here:
- a CDS encoding LacI family DNA-binding transcriptional regulator; translated protein: MDRKVTIQDIANMANVSKSSVSRYLNDGYVSEENSKKIREAIEKTGFETNFFAKRLKTKKSGLIGIVIPRIDSVTVGKFLNGVNKKLKENGYQGIILISELDLDKELANINSLNQQGVDGIIINSMAITKKHIELTSKLRIPTIFSGQKNEFINYIKIDDYEAGRIMGSYFKAKGHKNIVFLGVNEWDKAVGVDRKNGFVDAIKENNSKCEVQFVETDFSFICAYNKAEEVLKYNPTAIVCATDNICLGILRYLHENKIKVPDEISVAGFGGYDIGSVSYPTLTTVAFDYELIGMKSAQGILDLIEGKGLEENGDTSLKLIERESVREIK
- a CDS encoding ABC transporter ATP-binding protein; this encodes MSQNNAKPKVVRGPGGRGGHGPAKMSKNSLKTLKRLLIYILKEYKFLFSMVIITIIISSLANVYGTTFIKDLIDKYITPLLGQSSPDFGPLLEMMAMMAFVYYVGVIATYAYSRMMMYISQGSLKRIRDDMFSHMEALPVKFFDTHAHGDVMSLYTNDTDALRQMISQGVPQLLSAIITVIGVLIAMIRLSLPLIVVEALIILLMFKVTKTIGAKSGKYFGLQQKDLGAVNGYIEEMMEGQKVVKVFCHEEEAKINFDKLNDELCNSANNANKYANVLMPIMGNIGYINYVSVAIVGSILAINSFWGFTLGALATFLQLTRTFSQTVNQMSQQFNFVIMALAGAERIFTLLDEKKEMDEGYVTLVNANEDENGNLTEAKKRTGIWAWKHPHEDGTTTYSKLNGEVVFDDVDFGYNDEKIILHNIKLYAKPGQKIAFVGATGAGKTTITNLINRFYDIQDGKIRYDGININKIKKDDLRSSLGIVLQDAHLFTGTVADNIRYGKLDATDEEVHAAAKLANADQFIKHLPKGYDTVLTGDGGSLSQGQRQLLTIARAAIADPPVLILDEATSSIDTRTEKIVQDGMDKLMNGRTVFVIAHRLSTIKNSDVIMVLDQGRIIERGNHDDLIEEKGKYYQLYTGAFELS
- a CDS encoding glycoside hydrolase family 32 protein, which encodes MLNPKSYQEVNEEINNYYSIKEKNIWRNNFHIEAPFGLINDPNGLNYYDNKFHIFYQWNPFGCEHKTKHWALVTTTDFVNFTRPKVVLKPEDWFDKNGCYSGCGVVKGDDLKLYYTGNVRNSNNERESYQCIATYHKDGTLEKEGVIIQKQPDGYTAHFRDPYVFVKDEQDYMVLGVQTEGLKGKALIYNSRNSKEWKLLGELKTNMHDFGYMWECPNMIKLYEDKYVFVFSPQGLESEEFKYQNIYQSGYVIGNLDLEKVELRNHTEFKELDMGFDFYAPQVFKYEDKNILIGWIGMPDKDSEYPTSEKGWIYSLTLPRVLEYKDNVLYQKPFDKLGGLRQTQELQIENYVCDEYNLELNSKGKEIMLNLDMTKDAKLEIKLKFNDEYILLTYDKKAEVFIIDRTNMSLGGKGIRKFKLKAEEELKLHMFIDSSVIEIYYQDGLEVTTLMYFPKEEQLEIQIKNDYEIKIKELSMWNLRSVSYEE
- a CDS encoding sucrose-specific PTS transporter subunit IIBC, producing MKEQQVAKEILEHIGGKENIKSMEHCATRLRLILNDRSKVDEKAIENIDGVKGQFFAAAQFQIILGTGFVNKVYDVIAGQNSELVTGNNKEEVYSQMTMAQKISRTFGDVFVPIIPVLVATGLFMGLRGLLQNLGVQMSDNFVLFTQVLTDTAFAFLPALVAWSTMKKFGGTPVIGIVIGLMLVSPSLPNAYAVAGGTAQPIYLSLLGLTIPVVGYQGSVLPALVLGIIAAKTQKALKKVVPDVLDLIVTPFITLLFSMILGLLIVGPIMHNAEQLIFGAIKAFMGLPFGIGGLIIGGVHQLIVVTGVHHALNALEVELLASTGKDAFNAIITCGIVAQGAAALAVAFKTKDKKKRSLYISSAIPAFLGITEPAIFGVNLRFIKPFAFGCAGGAVGGMVAAMLQLAGTGMGITALPGMLLYVNNLPAYILINAIAFAVAFCLTFFFFKVEE
- a CDS encoding carbohydrate kinase family protein; translated protein: MKSNIFCIGELLIDMVCVDNKGLKDGEKFEKKAGGAPANVAASISKLEGNAYFLGQVGNDFFGKHLIELLKTLKINTEMTVEDGSTTIALVGIDENGERNFDFLRGSDGAYSFDNIDLSKITGSDIIHFGSATGFLDGELKNTYYKLLDYAKTNNIYVSFDPNYRDALITPDKLACFVEDCIKFLKESDFTKLSDEELLLITKEKDIDTGVKKLHEFGVKVVTITLGSKGTYLSVDGKHDIILSIKIRQIDSTGAGDAFVGAVLKQISEIEDKQNVSFEEWKRIVSFANKVGAITCTNYGAIASMPTLNELK